The window CTTTGGGACGGCTTGCTTACagtatttaacatttttaagaCCTGTAAAGTAacacatgtaacacctctggagttgcaggcgtccataggctacggtgactgcttaccatcaggcgggccgtatgcttgtttgccaccgtcgtcgtataaaaaaaaaacattgacatatatctaaggacgggtctTACGGGCACTAATAATGGTGCTAGtccagtggtgtcactcacgaattcgagccaatcgtgcactctaacgcaactagttgcgaccaatcgcgcgcgtgatgcgaactcatcaaccaatcgcgttgtggcgttagactgcacgattggctctaattcgtgtgcgtgacaccactgtactggccccattcttattgcccgtaaggcccgttgttagatatacataggtatatcaatgttatttaatttttaaattgttcgCATGTAGATTGACCTTTACTTTCTTCCTTCCACACTGCAGCCAACGATAAATAAAGACGTACATCTACCGTCTTAGTTTAGTGGGATACttttacagtcgccatcagatcggagcggccaaggtgctcataaatatctgaacacgtctctaTTGTCATAGCGTtaagagtgcgtgttcagatattctTAACcccctcggccgctccgatgtatcatTATTTGATGGGGGCtgaaaccgaaattcgcaaattgcggggatctttctcttttactccaattaagacgtaattagggtgacagagaaaaacgcccgcaatttttgtacttcgattttcgcggtcaTAGCCCTGAACTCTGCATTGATATGGTTAAATGTTATTTGAGGTATCGATAAATTGTATATGTAAAATCCCAAGAGCCGATTATCTCAAAAATATAGgtacgtttaaaaataacaacatgTTCAAAGTTTGCGATGTAATGCTTTACCTATACTTTGTACGGGGCTCTTGAGATTTTAATCTCATGTAGTTAAACATTTTGTTACCTACCTACCGTGCGATAGAGCGCCCCTGGGACATGATGTGAGAAATTACATCCACCTAGTACCTAACAATTCCGTTTAAAGCAAGAATTCTACTGTCACAGATTTAAGGCTTTATGCCACCCGTAGATACATATAGTATAGTTTCTATAGATATATGCAATACGTGTGTGAGGGATAACATGAGacgaaattgaattaattgtaaATACGTTTTAAGAtttctgacaacataccaaacataacctacgtaatttggtcgggttgtTTGTTATCCACCAttaactatggagtgtggaataaaaGAAGGAATatctctatgtatgaaaagtgtccatcaaaaaacattaaataggcggcgcgacaatacaccgaaataaaatgttatagacctagtatttatatagatgtgctatacgcgtgcgccaataagggacagaacatacgcaatgcgacaaaattaaaaacacattttaacattcctgacaacatacccaaaacaacctacgtaatttggtcgggttatttgttgcccctcccccatttcatctctataatATTATACGtctatggttcatgtaatccatgagcctacctagcgccaccggagagattaagaactattatttaaacctgaaagctggtcacttttgcaatagttctgccataagagattttcctgtttttaattccacacttcatAACCATAAACTATTCTAAGTtcacggtggggaataaaaaagtgagactgtgacaaggacaaacaataataagtaattaacgCTTTCTCTCTCTACTACATTCATGTTACTCATTACATTTGACATTACTATTGAAAGTAGTAATTTGAAAATTGGAATGGAAAAAACCACGAAATAACGACGGAGTGAGTTATATTTATTAAGACATTTTTACCAAGCTTTAGATCAGATCTGGTCTGTTTCAGTTGAGataatcaaatttaaagtttagtTAGTACCTAAACCATGCAATCTTTGAAATTATATACACTTCTTTTCGTTCGCAGTGTTACATGAAATGCATTTTTCTGGAATTTCAAGTGGTAAGTACGAGCTAATAAGGTACGTAACTATTAGAGTGAAACAAACTATTTTTAGTCAAattcaattttcatatttttagtttttgtgcaaaaattgttacTTACACATTTATAAAGTGCGTTTTCGACCTTTTCTTCTTGATGTTTTtgtctatcgagcgaaagtcaaaaaaattGGATTGCAATCGCTAAAGTctctcaagattgctaattaaatttttggcaaccgtattgttatctaaaacagcggtacgatttttcaaaaactccgctctttaaacctacggcaccttaataAGTGTACCAATTTCCAGCTAGACGAAACAACAGGCCACTTTCGATACGAGAAGATGCTGAGCGCTCTACCCCAGGAGATGAAAAGCATCGCGTATGAAATGGGCCGCAATTGCATCCACTTCAAGGGGGAGGGGGGCGCGAATCTCTGCCAAGTGTCGTATGACCTGCATAGATGCTGGCAGCAAGCCGACCCTGAGGTAAGCGATAAGATACTGTAGATACAGATACCCTTAGAAATTAAATGCCTTGAAGTAAGTTGTGAATGTATTTAGGTAGAAGATGAAAAACATCGCGTTCAAGATGGGCGGCGATTGCATCCACTTTAAAGGAAAGCGGGGGGGGGGACCTCTGTCAAGTGTCGTATGACCTGCATAAATGCTGGCAGCAAGGGTAAGTTATATGTAAGATGTACGACGTGTACGTGATGGGCCGCAATGGCCGGTCAAAGTAAGGCGCCTAGGTTTGGTAAATTCTAAGTAGTTCTTTTTATCATCTAAAACTTATGCTGGCGGCACCTATGAAAACCTTTAACAATTGCCAGCCCCATTGCAACCACTATCTATCAATAATATTCGAGACACCTTTCTTGCTATAAAAATAACGTACCTAAAGCGCACAAAGAATCACGAATCTCAGATTTGATTAAAATAAGTCGAATTTCGCTTTACACTTTGATCAGTTACGAGAATCCTCGAAAGGAGCACCTCCCAGTGAAATTATCTAATTGGCCCGTTAAGGTACTCATAGACTTAAGCAATCTTAAGCATTCACTTGTACCGTACAAGTTGTACGTAATGAGTATTTTCGCGAACAGAAGAATATAGATAGAACACAATTCGCCGAATATGCTTGTAACACTGTGAATGCTACAAACACTGTGGTAATGCTACACTAAGAGTCTATTTTacaaagtattggatagctaatgcaaaacttagcacCTTTTATCTACCAGTTGTCcagttaaaattatttgtagattgtgaaacgctaacgatgactttattcgacagataagtggcaagtagctgaATATTCAAGActttggacattgtgaaacaggggCCTTGTACCTCCTAATGAGTATTTTCATGAACAGAATAATGTACTAGCGTTCTTGGAACAATTCGCCGAATCTGCTTATGAAACTGCGAATGCTACAAACACTATGCTAATGCTACactaaaagtacaataaaaaaaccaaGGAATAGTGCGGtcacaaacaaaaacaacatttttcttatactcgtcgactgtaattgttgaattaagatttcgtatatcaaactataattgcgtacttataatgtatgggctcccaactcaactataatattcctttcgatacgctgtagtaaacttttaattttttttaccaaacatCACGTaagtactacatttttgtctactgagatacttaccaattttcattaattatttagtttttatagtaaaaaaatattattttagatgactcgtagataaagtattgtatacaatagtaatataatcaagcctttcaatctcgtaccttacttaagtaactcagcaagcttcgttgttATGTAAAATTACTATATAAGTTGATGGTGACTTTTACATGCTAACAAAGTGTTTTAGTGCATTGAAGTGCCAACATTACACAATAAAATCTTCTGCCTCAGCGTGTGCTCGAAGTTCTTCTCGAGTGAATCATCAGCATCTTTAtgaatatacatatttgaattGGTAGTCATGTCTTGAGTCTCACCAGAGAAGTCTTAGCCTTCTGTTTAAAATGAATAGAATAGGTTATATAATTGTTCATTCAGCAAACGAGTAGGAACGCAATTAATTAGCTTAATGATGTTCCCTAATTGCACACGACGAATCACGTAACATAGCAGGAGTTGCTCTGAATTATTTGCTTTTCATTTGTAAAGTGGGTTGTGGAGTGGATATGCTCTGCAACAAGATGCCGCAAATCGTTAGCTCGTTGGGGTATTACGGGGTTGCAAGGTACAACGTCAATGACGAAAATAATCTAATTGTATGCATGTATGTGATTTTATTGTTGCCgcttagaaatatttatttatttatttattaaactttattgcacaaacataTACAATTACGTATGGCatacttaatgccaaaaggcattctctactagtcaaccatagggccaaacagaaacacTAAATATGATGCAGGGAAAAACGAACAATCCAGTaaagaaaattgacaaatagagactctatttgtcaattgtgcggaaagagaagaatcGTGAAATGCAAGGGAACTAAGGAAACCCATACATTGTACAACTCTTCGGCGCTCGGGTTCACAAACTTGAATTATTAATTGGgtcaacatcataaacaagtctgcaaaaaatcctaccagatttgacgcaaacgaaccccattacaaaaggcgacaaagttactggattaatATTAAatcgggtcactcacgtatttctAGTCGAAGATTGCTCAACATGTTTCGATCCATAAGAAGGAGCATCAACGGGAGCACGCGTTGGCGGGCCGACGCAGACCCTGcaattatagatttttttttttggcagatttgtcaaatctaaccttaaataacatgacaatacgtaTGGacgcacgcgtcttcgtgaatgacacgatcaatatataacttttttttttatacgaccgCATATTCTAAGCGTAATTCATGTAGGTACTATAACTGTCATAggttttacaataaaaagtaCAACTTGTAATTTTGCTTAAAAAACAAGCAATTTGTTGCTATAActgaaaacgtcacatttatgGACGCGACACAACTGCAACTTTTGTAtgataagtttttcttttgtgcaataaagattaaaacaaatagttactagttaagactaaattaaaaatttgctTTGGGAATCGTTTAAATTTGCGTTGCCTACATCTCGTATAaatttgcggttatatcaagaGTAAACGCTGTATATTCGAAATAGGTGTACtttacttaaaactaaaatgtattttacttcaaaaaaaattaagcttagaataaaggCCGTGGCCGGACTAGGGAACATCTTGTGCCTTAATAGATTTTTGACCTGATTTTTTTTCTGGTGATGTACCACGTCATTAGTAAGTTTCAGTTAGGATCGCAAACTTCCCTCTTAATTGAGACCCGCAATATGTCATTATAAACAGATTAAGACTCCATATAAATACATGTCAATATTTTTCAAAGcattatttttaacttctaAAACTGAGAtaccatttttttaatgttccttTATCCTGCCACGGCCTTTAAAACTCACCCACAAAAGGCCCATAAATATAGTGGAAATATTTTCTGCCCCTGGATGAGGTCCTGTTAGCCCAGATGGCAGAGCTGGGCTAGCCGTCCAGTGGTTCAGTCTCCATCagttcaattaaaatttattctaagcttaatagcatcgttagCAGACTTGTCTGCTTCATAATctacataatttaattactattatttatttaatttattcataattatgaCTTGTTAAGAAATAAGTGAATGTCCTTTGTATGTATTTGAAACCTCATCTCCTGCTCACTTATTTCTGTTTCccttccaaataaataaaataaaataatccttaTCCATTGATCCGTACTCTATATAATGTTTAACTACCAACAAGGTATCTCAATTATTTAGAGTAACTCATCAATACTGTAAGATAATATAACTAGACAATCAATTATCTACCCGCGTCGGCTTGATTAAGGATAGATTACGAGATTAATATGTAACACCTACGCAACGGTTTCACTATCAGGATGTTAGACAATACAAATAGATAATGCTCTAATAGtctaattatagtaattatttataaaggtATCGTAACTTAAGATGCCACACCCAAAACTCACAACACGTCGTGTACCTATACAAATCAAGCATGAGGAAGAAACTTCACAGGGCTTTGTACATCTCTTTACTTAGAAGAGAAggctttttgcaataactcaaaaacggctgaaccGATCATGTACGCTGTAGTTTTCATTGAaggtatttattaagcttttagtTCCCTTTTTTGGACACATGGTTCTAAAGTTAGAGGTCctcacatgttttttttttctttcggagcgattatttccgaaaatattcactttatcaaaaaatggttgttgaaaacccttattatttttcaaagacTTACCCgcaccattgggttaaagcgaaaaaaaaaacattttgtacggGAGGTATTACcctgattttttttgtagtttttattttaccgttctgttgcTATGTATgatttatataggtaggtacatatccatgccaaattgcagctttctagcactaacgatcacggagcaaagccgcggacggacagacagacggacatggcgaaaatataagggttcttagttgactacggaaccctaattaaaaGAAATTCAATTGTTTATGGAAGATCgaacctactttttttttatttgccgccTGCAACAGCGCGGCGGTAGTGGCGGCTACTCTTTAGACCAAAACAAAAGATGCACCAATTTTAgattaaaacattttgaaacTCCTTCCACATGCAATAATTAAATTGCCATTCAAACCAATAGCGTCGAAAATTAAACGATTAGCGTCTGCCTCCCATGCCTCACATTCCGTGCTGCCTCCTAGATTTGATAGGACAGAATCAAAACAGTTTTCCTATTCACATCGTACAACTACTTACAATTAGAATACGAGCTGGCCCCGGAAAGTTAATTCTGATGAcagaaagtttccaaaattgcaaaatttccACATGGAAACATTTCTAAaacttgtcatatttttatataggaATCGAAATTGTACCTAAATTAGACTTTACCTAAATGTTGAGTCATTTAGGGCTCAACCTAATTTGGTTGTCAGTATATAATGGTATGAAaggtccaatgtaaagtaaatggTAGTAAATTAAAGTCCGTATTGTACCTACGTACTTGCCACAGTCAAATCATGACTTTGGGCATTTCATAATCTGGCCAAAACCCGGAAAGAAAAGATTACCCATTTTCCTTGTATTTACAGAGGGTAGATTTTTGTCTCTCGTAtactaatgttttatttatttgtttcagcATTATTTCCTTATGTGAGGTGCCGTCTTCTGGTTGTAAAGGATAATCTGCACTAATTCTTTCACTAATACGAATTTATGGATCATTCCTTAGGATGGAGCAATAAAGACCAAGTATCATATTCGTAATgttgtttattgttttgttgTGTGGTGTCCCATGAGTCGTGTTCATAGCGCCACGAAcgtttattgaccgaagcgatAGCGAAGGGCCTCCGTTTCTaaccataatatataaataaataataataatacgtcccgcagtaagctcaataaggctggtgttgtgtgtacttagacaaagatgtatataatatatgaatatttataaatacttaaatacacagaagagCAGATCCTGGCAAAGGCCGGGATATCGCTAGGTAGAAGAAGAGacttaaatacacagataacacaacaaa of the Cydia pomonella isolate Wapato2018A chromosome 19, ilCydPomo1, whole genome shotgun sequence genome contains:
- the LOC133528091 gene encoding general odorant-binding protein 83a-like, giving the protein MEWLMVLCLLAVGVRAEFPTQEFLEALKPVVAKCEASTGVDKALVDDFSKGTMVDDEKLKCYMKCIFLEFQVLDETTGHFRYEKMLSALPQEMKSIAYEMGRNCIHFKGEGGANLCQVSYDLHRCWQQADPEHYFLM